In Pelmatolapia mariae isolate MD_Pm_ZW linkage group LG8, Pm_UMD_F_2, whole genome shotgun sequence, one genomic interval encodes:
- the LOC134633566 gene encoding chromobox protein homolog 2-like, with protein sequence MEGVTVGQVFDAECILSKRPRKGKFEYLVKWRGWSSKHNSWEPEENILDPRLLAAFHKREQERELLFQKKGKRPRGRPRKIQPAPTVTKDDRSSSSSSSGLSSTASSSSSEDEEHTKKVKPAPRVHPVPQKRPQILLAKPDTPRKKKRGRKPLHPDLRALRQAKSRPPPPPSPPGPRHHQLPRDEPRASVKKPLQPASFTYTGLSRSSREEAGSASQTSSASFSQASKPGGLGCIWTNRSLSTSSLSSSSASQNKATPTAQNKNSLSELKRSVPEIGRGDGFKVMPLKQGGASGSLGLHSSFGGGAVVQRPLLAQRRQDGSGGQSGVAPHKQLSTSLSKPPSSASPSPRDRASQALSLRALNLQSVGKLPPMSGLQGSNTSGVAVARANPRSSGSGMVVKGGAKDARTGGGATEQGMTKDKLTGGGAARGNSGGRQDGRKHALGSQNRNLNELSTGDSDETSTSESETEDALFPSNSRPSLGNNATDSDTETDWRPARSLLEHVFVTDVTANFITVTVKESPTSVGFFSSRNH encoded by the exons ATGGAGGGGGTCACCGTCGGCCAGGTGTTTGACGCGGAGTGTATCCTCAGTAAGCGGCCCAGGAAG GGAAAGTTCGAGTACCTGGTGAAGTGGAGAGGATGGTCCTCCAA GCACAACAGCTGGGAGCCCGAGGAGAACATTCTGGACCCCCGGCTGCTGGCAGCCTTTCACAAGAG AGAACAGGAGCGCGAGCTTCTGTTTCAGAAGAAGGGAAAGAGGCCGAGAGGACGACCTCGAAAGATTCAG CCAGCGCCCACCGTCACGAAGGACGAccgctcctcgtcctcctcttcctctggtCTGTCATCAACCGCCTCCTCGTCTTCCTCAGAGGATGAAGAGCACACAAAGAAGGTGAAGCCCGCCCCCCGCGTCCACCCCGTCCCTCAGAAGAGGCCTCAGATCCTGCTCGCCAAACCTGACACCCCCCGAAAGAAGAAGCGAGGGAGGAAGCCACTGCACCCCGACCTGAGGGCTCTAAGGCAGGCAAAGAGCCGCCCTCCCCCGCCGCCTTCTCCACCCGGTCCACGCCACCACCAGCTGCCCAGAGACGAGCCGCGGGCCAGCGTGAAGAAGCCACTGCAGCCGGCCAGCTTCACCTACACCGGCCTGAGCCGGAGCTCCAGAGAGGAGGCCGGCTCCGCCTCCCAGACCTCCTCCGCCTCCTTCTCCCAGGCCTCCAAACCCGGTGGGCTCGGCTGCATTTGGACCAATCGCTCGCTCTCAACCTCCTCCCTGTCCTCCAGCTCCGCCTCCCAAAACAAAGCCACGCCCACCGCACAGAATAAGAACTCTCTGTCAGAGCTGAAGCGCTCTGTCCCGGAGATCGGCAGAGGAGACGGCTTTAAGGTAATGCCTCTGAAGCAGGGCGGAGCCTCTGGGTCGCTGGGACTGCACAGCAGCTTTGGAGGAGGCGCAGTGGtgcagcgccccctgctggctcaGAGGAGGCAGGATGGCAGCGGTGGTCAGAGCGGGGTGGCTCCACACAAGCAGCTGAGCACGAGTTTGTCCAAACCGCCATCGTCAGCATCGCCGTCGCCCCGAGACAGAGCCAGCCAGGCGCTGAGCCTCCGCGCCCTTAACCTGCAGAGCGTCGGCAAACTGCCGCCCATGAGCGGCCTTCAGGGAAGCAACACTAGCGGGGTGGCGGTAGCAAGAGCGAACCCACGGAGTAGTGGCAGTGGGATGGTCGTAAAAGGAGGAGCGAAAGATGCTCGCACTGGAGGCGGAGCTACAGAGCAGGGCATGACGAAGGACAAACTGACGGGTGGTGGCGCTGCTCGAGGGAATAGTGGCGGGAGGCAGGACGGCCGTAAACACGCGCTTGGCTCTCAAAACAGGAACCTGAACGAGCTCAGCACCGGCGACTCCGACGAGACTAGCACCAGCGAGTCAGAGACGGAAGACGCTCTGTTTCCTAGCAACAGCAGACCCAGCCTCGGCAACAACGCCACCGACTCTGACACGGAGACGGACTGGAGGCCGGCGCGGAGCCTCCTGGAACACGTCTTCGTCACAGACGTCACAGCCAACTTCATCACGGTGACGGTGAAGGAGTCGCCAACCAGCGTGGGCTTTTTCAGCTCCCGGAACCACTGA
- the nog3 gene encoding noggin-3, with the protein MEPSSLLAVFALVLSVGFGTEEGACQHCFLLRPVPGDGLPVEALQEDPDPALDPTERDLNVTELRGLLGARFDPRFMSASPPQEPPDPPGVPEPPRGRKLRRRLQQWLWARAACPVQHAWSDLGARFWPRYVKVGSCSNKRSCSVPEGMLCTPARAAHVTLLRWRCRRRNALRCAWIPVQYPLISECKCACPS; encoded by the coding sequence ATGGAGCCCTCTTCCCTCCTGGCTGTGTTTGCGCTCGTGCTCTCCGTAGGCTTTGGGACCGAGGAGGGGGCGTGCCAGCACTGCTTCCTGCTGCGGCCGGTCCCCGGGGACGGTCTGCCGGTGGAGGCTCTGCAGGAGGACCCGGACCCGGCGCTGGACCCCACGGAGCGGGACCTGAACGTAACGGAGCTGCGTGGGCTGCTGGGAGCCCGCTTCGACCCGCGCTTCATGTCCGCATCCCCGCCGCAGGAGCCCCCGGACCCCCCGGGGGTCCCGGAGCCGCCGCGCGGCCGGAAGCTGCGCCGCCGGCTGCAACAGTGGTTGTGGGCGCGTGCCGCGTGCCCGGTGCAGCACGCCTGGAGTGACCTGGGCGCGCGCTTCTGGCCGCGCTACGTGAAAGTgggcagctgctccaacaagcGCTCGTGCTCGGTGCCCGAGGGCATGCTGTGCACGCCCGCCAGAGCTGCGCACGTGACCCTGCTGCGGTGGCGCTGCCGGCGCAGGAACGCGCTCCGGTGCGCGTGGATCCCGGTGCAGTACCCGCTCATATCTGAGTGCAAGTGCGCTTGCCCGAGCTGA
- the LOC134633417 gene encoding E3 ubiquitin-protein ligase TRIM39-like: MAAASNLQSEDQFLCSICHNVFTDPVSTPCGHNFCKNCITQHWDTNDRHKCPMCNKVFKRRPELDINTLFSEMVAKCRREQQAAKPGEVPCDACTGTRLKALKSCLVCLTSYCQTHLEPHRTATSLKRHQLIEPVENLENRICRKHNKHLELFCKTDQTCVCVLCCVLEHKTHEVVPLREEYEGKKAELEKTQAETQQMIQKRRLKIQEITESVKTNKDAADRQKAEGVQVLTALKESERRLKELIKEIEDKQETTEKQAEGLIKDLEQEISELMERSSEVEQLSHSEDHLHLLQSFSSLKAAPSTKDWTKVRVRLPSYEGTVGRAVETLRKHMKKLVDAAELKRVQQDAVDVTLDPDTANPKLILSVDGKQVYHNDVRKKFTDNPERFSQCANVLGKQSFSSGRFYFEVQVKGKTDWTLGVARESINRKAQIKASPQNGFWTVALRNGNEYSACAGPSVPLCLHPGPEKVGVFVHYEKGLVSFYDVSAAALIYSFTGCSFTHKLHPFFSPCNNNGDKNSAPLIICPVNAQEHREQSKTEEQVAGSEAGRVKGSGGDAVQEAVHRGDDVHPVAQKVVARGGSRRRAGHAGHGCAAPLRRRSGSRTRQNQTKQDQTRQDQTRQDQATTWKLQAVALQGTAWKPQAATHSGSLVSSSLLPWCPHLCFLGVLISASLVSSSLSWTDNISAVVKKAQQRLYFLSVLRKYKLNSNLLLTFYRSSIESLQTSRHGAAAALKQIERGFRV, encoded by the exons ATGGCTGCTGCCAGTAATCTGCAATCTGAAGATCAGTTTCTGTGCTCCATCTGTCACAATGTCTTCACTGATCCAGTCTCTACACCATGTGGACACAACTTCTGCAAAAACTGCATCACTCAGCACTGGGACACTAATGACAGACACAAGTGTCCTATGTGTAACAAGGTGTTCAAGAGACGACCTGAACTAGACATCAACACTTTGTTCTCTGAGATGGTTGCGAAGTGCAGACGTGAA caacAAGCTGCCAAACCAGGAGAAGTTCCCTGTGACGCCTGCACTGGAACCAGACTGAAGGCCCTGAAGTCCTGCCTGGTGTGTCTGACCTCCTACTGTCAGACTCACCTGGAGCCTCATCGGACAGCTACAAGTctgaaaagacatcagctgattgAGCCTGTGGAGAACCTGGAAAACAGGATTTGTAGGAAGCACAATAAACATCTGGAGCTGTTCTGTAAGACCGACCAgacatgtgtctgtgtgctctgctgtgttttagAGCACAAGACTCATGAAGTTGTTCCTCTGAGAGAAGAATATGAAGGAAAGaaggcagagctggagaagacACAAGCTGAAACTCAGCAGATGATCCAGAAGAGACGACTGAAGATTCAGGAGATCACAGAGTCGGTGAAGACGAATAAAgatgctgcagacagacagaaagcagaaggtgTTCAGGTCCTCACGGCTCTGAAGGAGTCTGAGAGACGCCTGAAGGAGCTCATAAAGGAGAtcgaagacaaacaggaaactacagagaaacaggctgaaggtctcatcaaagatctggaacaggaaatctctgagctgatggagagaagctctgaggtggagcagctctcacactctgaagaccacctccacctcctccaaagcTTCTCCTCCCTGAAAGCTGCTCCATCCACCAAGGACTGGACAAAGGTGAGAGTCCGTCTACCATCATATGAGGGGACTGTGGGGAGAGCTGTGGAGACACTCAGGAAACACATGAAGAAGCTGGTTGATGCTGCAGAGCTGAAGAGGGTCCAGCAGGATGCAGTGGACGTGACTCTGGATCCTGATACAGCGAATCCTAAACTCATCCTGTCTGTCGATGGAAAACAAGTGTATCATAATGATGTGAGGAAGAAATTTACAGACAACCCAGAGAGATTTTCTCAGTGTGCTAATGTTTTAGGAAAGCAGAGTTTCTCTTCAGGCAGGTTTTACTTTGAGGTTCAGGTTAAAGGAAAGACTGACTGGACTTTAGGAGTGGCCAGAGAGTCGATCAACAGGAAGGCACAAATCAAAGCGAGTCCTCAGAATGGTTTCTGGACTGTAGCACTCAGAAATGGAAATGAGTACAGTGCTTGTGCAGGTCCTTCTGTCCCCCTCTGTCTTCACCCTGGTCCTGAGAAGGTGGGGGTGTTTGTGCATTATGAGAAGGGTCTGGTCTCCTTTTATGATGTAagtgctgcagctctgatctaCTCCTTTACTGGCTGCTCCTTCACTCACAAACTCCACCCATTCTTCAGTCCCTGTAACAATAATGGTGATAAAAACTCTGCACCTCTGATCATCTGTCCTGTCAA TGCACAGGAGCACAGGGAACAGTCCAAAACTGAAGAGCAGGTTGCAGGTTCAGAGGCCGGCCGTGTGAAAGGCAGTGGTGGCGACGCAGTTCAGGAGGCCGTCCACAGGGGCGATGATGTCCACCCAGTGGCCCAGAAAGTGGTGGCAAGAGGTGGCAGCCGTAGAAGAGCCGGGCATGCTGGACATGGATGTGCCGCCCCACTACGGCGGCGTAGTGGCAGCAGGACCAGGCAGAACCAGACAAagcaggaccagacgaggcaggaccagacgaggcaggaccaggcaACAACGTGGAAGCTGCAGGCAGTGGCGCTGCAGGGAacggcgtggaagccgcagGCGGCCACACACTCCGGTTCCTTGGTGTCCTCATCTCTGCTTCCTTGGTGTCCTCATCTCTGCTTCCTTGGTGTCCTCATCTCTGCTTCCTTGGTGTCCTCATCTCTGTCCTGGACAGACAACATCTCAGCGGTCGTCAAAAAGGCCCAACAGCGGCTGTACTTCCTGAGTGTCCTCAGGAAGTACAAGCTGAACTCCAACTTGCTGCTGACCTTCTACCGCTCGTCGATTGAGAGCCTACAGACATCACGGCATGGTGCGGCAGCTGCACTAAAGCAGATAGAGCGAGGCTTCAGAGTGTAG
- the LOC134633033 gene encoding cytochrome c oxidase assembly protein COX11, mitochondrial has translation MLLPLLLRPPLCLPQASVVLMRCVRTLHCGAPRGLRSQAKNFLWRWRPQRLHGRGRSRKTQSQEEEWRNRNKTALTYIAAAGVGMIGLAYAAVPLYRLYCQATGLGGTAVAGHDTEQVATMTPVKERVIKVTFNADTHASMQWNFRPQQTEIFVVPGETALAFYRAKNPTDKPIIGISTYNVVPFDAGQYFNKIQCFCFEEQRLNPHEEVDMPVFFYIDPEFDNDPRMARVDTITLSYTFFEAKEGQKLPLPGYSYS, from the exons ATGTTGCTGCCTCTCCTGCTGCGGCCGCCCCTCTGCCTTCCTCAGGCCTCGGTGGTATTAATGCGATGCGTCCGGACGCTTCACTGTGGCGCTCCAAGGGGGCTGCGCTCTCAGGCTAAGAACTTCCTGTGGCGGTGGCGTCCTCAGCGCCTCCATGGTCGGGGGCGGAGCAGGAAGACCCAGAGCCAGGAGGAGGAGTGGAGGAACAGGAACAAGACTGCGCTGACCTACATCGCCGCAGCTGGCGTGGGAATGATCGGCCTGGCATACGCCGCAGTGCCGCTGTATCGACTCTACTGCCAG GCAACAGGGCTCGGCGGCACGGCGGTGGCCGGACACGACACGGAGCAGGTGGCGACGATGACGCCGGTGAAGGAGCGCGTCATCAAGGTGACGTTCAACGCCGACACGCACGCCAGCATGCAGTGGAACTTCAGGCCGCAGCAGACGGAGATCTTC GTGGTTCCCGGGGAGACGGCGCTGGCGTTCTACAGAGCCAAGAACCCCACAGACAAACCGATCATCGGCATCTCCACCTACAACGTGGTGCCCTTTGACGCCGGACAGTACTTCAACAAGATCCAG TGTTTCTGCTTCGAGGAGCAGCGCCTGAACCCTCACGAGGAGGTGGACATGCCCGTCTTCTTCTACATCGACCCCGAGTTCGACAACGACCCGCGGATGGCCCGAGTGGACACCATCACGCTGTCCTACACCTTCTTCGAAGCCAAAGAGGGTCAGAAGCTTCCTCTGCCCGGATACAGCTACAGCTGA